The Caldicellulosiruptor changbaiensis genome has a segment encoding these proteins:
- a CDS encoding LacI family DNA-binding transcriptional regulator: protein MIKIPATIKDIARYTGLSIATISKYLNGGNVLEKNRILIEEAIKALDFEVNEIARGLRTNKTMTVGVLIPVFEQFFSTIISSLETILLETGYSVVVCDYKDDEKLEKERFDFLYKKRVDALVVVPTSLRGCDIRKIVKRDIPIIAIDRPIPDYECDTIVVNNFEISYKAVEKLITMGHRKIGIICGPQNIYTAKERLRGYIEAHKDYNVEIDEEYIKFSDYHSMESGFKRMMELLEKDDPPTAVFITNYDMTVGSVIAMNEKDVKIPDELSVIGFDSIEIARMVKPPLSLVLQPTEEIGKAAAELILNRLKGDKSDFPLFKKLDAQLLIKKSIREIKC, encoded by the coding sequence GTGATAAAAATTCCTGCGACCATCAAAGACATTGCTCGCTACACAGGCTTGTCAATTGCAACAATTTCAAAATACTTAAATGGAGGAAATGTGCTTGAAAAAAATAGAATATTGATTGAAGAAGCCATAAAAGCCTTGGATTTTGAAGTGAATGAGATTGCAAGAGGCTTGAGGACAAACAAGACTATGACCGTGGGTGTGCTTATACCTGTATTTGAACAGTTTTTTAGCACTATTATTTCAAGTTTAGAAACAATCTTGCTTGAAACAGGCTATAGCGTTGTTGTGTGCGACTATAAAGATGACGAAAAATTGGAAAAGGAAAGATTTGATTTTCTTTATAAAAAAAGAGTAGATGCTCTTGTAGTTGTTCCCACTTCTTTGAGGGGCTGTGATATAAGAAAAATTGTAAAAAGAGATATTCCAATAATAGCAATTGATAGACCAATTCCAGATTATGAGTGTGACACAATTGTTGTAAACAATTTTGAAATTTCATACAAAGCGGTAGAAAAACTTATCACTATGGGACATAGAAAAATTGGCATAATATGCGGTCCACAAAATATTTATACAGCAAAGGAAAGGCTGAGAGGTTACATTGAGGCACACAAGGATTATAACGTGGAAATAGATGAGGAGTATATAAAATTTAGTGATTACCACAGCATGGAATCAGGATTTAAGAGGATGATGGAGCTTTTAGAGAAAGATGACCCTCCCACTGCAGTATTCATTACAAATTACGATATGACTGTTGGAAGTGTAATTGCTATGAATGAAAAGGATGTTAAAATTCCTGATGAACTTTCTGTTATTGGATTTGACAGCATTGAAATAGCAAGAATGGTAAAACCACCTCTATCTTTAGTACTACAACCAACAGAGGAAATTGGCAAGGCTGCGGCTGAACTTATTTTAAACAGACTAAAAGGTGATAAAAGCGATTTCCCTCTCTTTAAAAAGTTGGATGCACAACTTTTGATAAAAAAGTCTATACGAGAGATCAAGTGTTGA
- a CDS encoding transposase encodes MNIKAQNKKFLKLLFVVKKVTEALTRRIKHNRRGRPRKFNLFQIIACLVYKVKKGIKSFRELEYRINQDTEFKQVVGIEESPDYSYFAKLSRKIEKEYMQDIKDILIAKIEPDMSIAIVDSTPLRSAKNDSEAKIGIHITIGFYRGYKLHLLCTGKEEVIPLFWILTGANEHDSRQEELLYRAWGFGCEIVLADAGYDCSRWFNIANELKVKFVAGINKRNMKDKNNVKNVFRRNNIRFLETEEGKKLYKHRTKIERLFSKLKGEYNLENVRLRRFKNYKRYIDWILITFLFEQLLRKVEGKKFSFAYEWNQ; translated from the coding sequence ATGAATATTAAAGCACAAAATAAGAAATTTTTAAAGCTACTTTTTGTAGTGAAAAAGGTTACTGAAGCTCTGACAAGGAGAATAAAGCACAATAGAAGAGGACGCCCAAGGAAATTTAATTTGTTTCAAATAATAGCTTGTCTGGTTTACAAAGTTAAGAAGGGGATAAAGAGTTTCAGAGAATTAGAATATCGAATAAATCAAGACACAGAGTTTAAGCAAGTAGTAGGTATAGAAGAAAGTCCGGACTATTCATATTTTGCGAAGTTGTCAAGAAAAATAGAAAAAGAATACATGCAAGATATAAAAGACATATTAATAGCTAAGATAGAACCTGATATGAGTATAGCGATAGTAGATTCTACACCTTTGAGAAGTGCCAAAAATGATTCAGAAGCAAAAATAGGTATACATATTACAATAGGATTTTACAGGGGATACAAATTACATCTTTTGTGTACAGGTAAAGAAGAAGTAATACCACTTTTCTGGATTTTAACAGGGGCAAATGAACATGACTCAAGACAAGAAGAGCTTTTATATAGGGCATGGGGCTTTGGCTGTGAGATTGTATTAGCAGATGCGGGATACGATTGTAGCAGATGGTTTAATATAGCAAATGAGCTTAAGGTTAAATTTGTTGCTGGGATAAACAAAAGAAACATGAAAGATAAAAACAATGTTAAGAATGTTTTTAGAAGAAATAACATAAGATTTTTAGAAACTGAAGAGGGCAAAAAGCTATACAAGCATAGAACAAAGATTGAAAGACTATTTAGTAAATTAAAAGGTGAATATAATCTTGAGAATGTAAGGCTCAGGAGGTTTAAGAATTATAAAAGGTATATTGATTGGATACTAATTACTTTTTTGTTTGAGCAACTTCTCAGAAAAGTAGAAGGTAAGAAGTTTTCTTTCGCATATGAATGGAATCAATAA
- a CDS encoding alpha-L-fucosidase produces MEEYLKTIQQGPFSPTWESLRQFKCPQWFLDAKFGIWAHWGPQSVPMYGDWYARNIYREGEPQYYYHWRKYGHPSKVGYKDIVQMWKAEKFNPEELIDLYIKAGAKYFVAQAVHHDNFDNWNSRYHRWNAVNMGPKKDIVGMWAKAARERGLPFGVSEHLAASFSWFAPNKGCDSKGPYKGVPYDGNDPVYEDFYHPNRDEYELEKQHGKIVNWYSQSTQWHMKWFLRIKDLIDQYEPDFLYSDGGVPFGEIGLSIVAHLYNTSAKNHGGINQAVYTQKDTNPDVYKIGVLDIERGAAEDILPHPWQTDTCVGGWFYDVRAVYKTPEQVIEMLIDIVSKGGNLLLNIPQKPDGTLDDECLYILDEIAKWMKVNAEGIYATRPWIRYGEGPTKGQGGAFQEKKLEWTKEDFRFTQKDGKIFAFQMKYPEDNRAIIKSLGLSSGISVKEVKLLGFEGELEFEQLDNALIIKLPEKYCSTGYPHCFCIK; encoded by the coding sequence ATGGAGGAGTATTTAAAAACCATCCAACAAGGTCCATTCTCACCAACATGGGAATCTTTAAGGCAGTTCAAATGTCCTCAATGGTTTTTAGATGCCAAGTTTGGTATTTGGGCGCACTGGGGGCCTCAATCGGTTCCTATGTATGGTGATTGGTATGCACGCAATATTTATAGAGAAGGAGAGCCACAGTATTACTACCATTGGCGAAAGTATGGGCATCCTTCAAAGGTTGGTTACAAAGACATTGTTCAGATGTGGAAAGCCGAAAAGTTTAATCCAGAGGAATTAATTGATCTGTATATAAAAGCAGGGGCAAAATATTTTGTTGCTCAGGCTGTTCACCACGATAACTTTGATAACTGGAATTCCCGATACCATAGGTGGAATGCAGTAAATATGGGTCCCAAAAAAGATATTGTTGGAATGTGGGCAAAGGCTGCAAGGGAAAGAGGGCTTCCGTTTGGTGTATCAGAACATTTAGCAGCAAGCTTTTCATGGTTTGCACCAAACAAAGGATGTGATTCAAAAGGACCATATAAGGGTGTTCCATATGATGGAAATGACCCTGTCTATGAGGATTTTTATCACCCAAATAGGGACGAGTATGAGTTAGAAAAACAGCATGGAAAAATTGTCAATTGGTACTCGCAAAGTACACAGTGGCATATGAAATGGTTTTTAAGAATAAAAGATTTAATTGACCAGTATGAACCAGACTTTTTATATTCAGATGGTGGTGTTCCATTTGGTGAGATTGGGCTGAGTATAGTTGCGCATCTTTACAATACAAGTGCCAAGAATCACGGTGGTATAAATCAAGCAGTGTACACTCAAAAAGACACAAATCCGGATGTGTATAAAATTGGTGTTTTGGACATTGAACGTGGAGCAGCCGAAGATATTCTACCTCATCCATGGCAGACAGATACATGTGTAGGTGGCTGGTTTTATGATGTAAGAGCTGTATATAAAACTCCTGAGCAGGTAATTGAAATGCTTATTGATATTGTCAGCAAAGGTGGAAACCTTCTTTTAAACATTCCACAAAAACCAGATGGTACACTGGATGATGAGTGTCTTTATATTCTTGATGAAATTGCAAAATGGATGAAAGTAAACGCAGAAGGCATATATGCAACACGTCCATGGATAAGATATGGAGAAGGTCCGACAAAAGGTCAAGGTGGAGCTTTCCAGGAGAAAAAGCTTGAGTGGACAAAAGAGGATTTTAGATTTACCCAAAAAGATGGAAAAATTTTTGCTTTTCAAATGAAGTATCCAGAAGATAACAGAGCAATCATCAAAAGTTTGGGACTGTCAAGTGGCATCTCTGTCAAAGAGGTAAAACTTTTGGGTTTTGAAGGTGAGCTTGAATTTGAACAGCTCGATAACGCACTGATAATCAAATTGCCAGAAAAGTACTGCAGCACAGGATATCCACATTGTTTTTGCATAAAGTAA
- a CDS encoding glycosyl hydrolase, with translation MDINFKIKPFWFWNGKIENDEIAVQIAQMHEKGIGGFFIHPRQGLEIPYLSHEWFEKVSVAIECAKKYNMEVWLYDEYPYPSGISAGEVVAQHPEYQAFILDYKVFEAKDNEEICIEIPMCEVLLPRAYRIRNNTIVWNEYIDLIDYIGVIYKEHIYQESGLTFYNRKRYFVGDGAKVLKWKVPKGEWKIFLFYQYPLKNFKYFGTFIDPLNKDAVRLFIQTTHEKYKKYLGHEFGKTIKGIFTDETAPVAGKLPWSKLLPKLFEQTYGENLIEKLPQIICTDIFDTACSKIKYQFWKLVVDTFIESYDKQILEWCHQNNLLYVGEKPILRSSQLAFMDIPGIDAGHQKAGDIPQVVSENYRANPKIASSAAHFYKKERVLCECFHSIGWSMTMQDMKWIFDWLILQGIDMFVPHAFYYSADGLKKHDAPPSAFFQMPWWKHQKILSEYVENVTKMLKNCKRKVDVLVVDPITSQWTCFYEKEIKEKISKDFRRIQQILLEQNIDYYIVDQSLVRNLECRNQKIYYDNEKFELLIIPPVTNLEKEAYMKIKELILNGCKIVFIGCLPFQNIEDFDVAKDISNFLGVNPMDIAKAYTTGSKLNNTVFLNSCIFIGNIEDLATKIDKICEKPVSVSYESSNDRGILCAYFEDVDHDLLFIINPTKEKKSCMIHVGYKADEITRIYSVPLTLQDSEKEINFENSLDKKQMVFSISFEPFQSYLIKLEKSWIKKNNHKSDIEKRVFQYKIPLETPWKFSIESLNPLSLGRWNLKLIFNNENEQYSASSKIPVTPKPIIDQIEEAKIPIPLKTKSFFGCPKEITLPSFEAIYTTSFFVDVADQQFWLVIEDEGIKGEWVVLLNNHTILPRDFVSKRFYSHTNLAYDISNLIKLGENQLCVCVKISRSFDGLLTPIYIFSMAGIFKVDDSWHIGKLPTQGCFSKDLENGIPFYAGFIKYEKELQMPYLESGIVEFFIEDNVDQCVSLYINDELIGTRCWQPYRWKVDSDLLSSKKVKLTLEVSTSMLQLFEGEVIEEKTHKIKTI, from the coding sequence ATGGACATCAATTTCAAAATAAAACCTTTCTGGTTTTGGAATGGGAAAATTGAAAATGATGAAATAGCAGTTCAAATAGCTCAGATGCATGAAAAAGGAATTGGCGGGTTCTTCATTCATCCACGGCAAGGCCTTGAAATACCCTACCTTTCTCACGAGTGGTTTGAAAAGGTTTCTGTTGCAATTGAATGTGCAAAAAAATATAACATGGAAGTGTGGCTTTATGATGAATATCCTTATCCAAGTGGAATTTCAGCTGGTGAAGTAGTTGCTCAGCATCCTGAGTATCAAGCTTTTATATTAGATTATAAAGTGTTTGAGGCAAAAGATAATGAAGAGATTTGCATTGAAATTCCCATGTGTGAAGTGTTATTACCAAGAGCTTATAGAATAAGAAACAATACTATAGTATGGAATGAATACATAGATTTGATTGATTATATTGGTGTAATCTACAAAGAACATATTTACCAAGAAAGCGGGCTTACATTTTACAATAGGAAAAGATACTTTGTTGGAGATGGGGCAAAAGTTCTTAAATGGAAAGTACCAAAAGGAGAGTGGAAGATATTTTTGTTTTATCAGTATCCATTAAAAAATTTTAAATATTTCGGAACATTTATCGACCCTCTAAACAAAGATGCTGTAAGACTGTTCATTCAAACCACTCATGAAAAATATAAAAAATACTTAGGTCATGAGTTTGGAAAAACAATAAAGGGAATTTTTACGGATGAAACAGCTCCAGTTGCCGGCAAACTTCCTTGGTCAAAATTGCTTCCTAAGCTTTTTGAGCAAACATATGGGGAAAATCTTATTGAAAAATTACCTCAAATTATTTGCACAGACATATTTGATACAGCTTGTTCAAAAATTAAGTATCAGTTTTGGAAGCTTGTTGTGGACACATTTATTGAAAGCTACGACAAACAAATCCTTGAATGGTGCCACCAGAACAATCTTTTGTATGTGGGCGAAAAGCCAATTTTGAGAAGCTCACAATTAGCCTTTATGGATATTCCTGGAATAGACGCAGGACATCAAAAGGCTGGTGACATTCCCCAGGTTGTATCTGAAAACTACAGAGCAAATCCAAAGATAGCATCATCTGCCGCTCACTTTTATAAAAAGGAAAGGGTTTTGTGTGAATGCTTTCATAGTATCGGCTGGAGCATGACAATGCAAGATATGAAATGGATATTTGATTGGCTAATACTACAGGGAATAGACATGTTTGTTCCTCATGCTTTTTATTATAGTGCAGATGGTCTTAAAAAACACGATGCTCCACCTTCAGCCTTTTTCCAGATGCCATGGTGGAAACATCAAAAAATATTGTCTGAGTATGTAGAAAATGTAACTAAAATGCTTAAAAATTGCAAAAGAAAAGTTGATGTACTTGTAGTAGATCCAATTACAAGCCAGTGGACCTGTTTTTATGAGAAAGAAATAAAAGAAAAAATTTCAAAGGATTTTCGTAGAATTCAGCAAATTCTTTTAGAACAAAATATAGACTATTACATAGTTGACCAGTCATTAGTGAGGAATTTGGAATGCAGGAATCAGAAGATCTATTATGACAATGAAAAATTTGAACTATTGATCATTCCACCTGTGACCAATTTGGAAAAAGAAGCTTACATGAAGATAAAAGAGCTGATACTAAATGGGTGCAAGATAGTATTTATTGGCTGTTTGCCATTTCAAAACATCGAAGATTTTGATGTCGCCAAAGATATTAGCAATTTTCTTGGAGTAAATCCTATGGACATCGCAAAGGCATATACAACAGGTTCTAAATTGAACAATACAGTTTTTCTTAACAGTTGTATCTTCATTGGTAATATAGAAGATTTAGCAACAAAAATTGACAAGATTTGTGAAAAGCCTGTAAGTGTATCATATGAATCTTCTAATGACCGCGGTATTCTCTGTGCTTACTTTGAGGATGTAGATCATGATCTTTTATTCATAATAAACCCAACTAAGGAGAAAAAGAGTTGTATGATACACGTGGGTTACAAGGCTGATGAAATAACCAGAATTTATTCGGTTCCATTAACATTGCAAGATTCCGAAAAGGAAATAAATTTCGAAAATTCTTTAGATAAAAAGCAAATGGTTTTTTCCATAAGTTTTGAACCTTTTCAATCGTATTTAATTAAATTAGAAAAAAGTTGGATTAAGAAGAACAACCACAAAAGTGATATTGAAAAGAGAGTTTTTCAATACAAAATTCCTCTTGAAACTCCCTGGAAATTTTCAATTGAGAGTTTAAATCCTTTAAGTCTCGGCAGATGGAATTTAAAATTGATTTTCAACAACGAAAATGAACAATACTCAGCATCTTCAAAAATTCCAGTTACACCAAAACCAATAATTGATCAGATAGAAGAGGCAAAAATTCCAATACCACTAAAAACAAAAAGTTTCTTTGGATGTCCAAAAGAAATAACGTTGCCAAGCTTTGAGGCAATATACACTACTTCATTTTTTGTAGATGTTGCAGACCAACAATTTTGGCTTGTCATTGAAGATGAAGGTATAAAAGGCGAATGGGTTGTACTTTTGAACAATCATACTATTTTACCAAGAGATTTTGTATCAAAAAGATTTTATTCTCATACTAATTTAGCATATGACATTAGCAACTTAATTAAATTGGGAGAAAATCAGCTTTGTGTATGCGTTAAGATTAGCAGGTCTTTTGATGGACTTCTTACACCCATTTATATTTTCAGCATGGCAGGTATATTCAAAGTTGATGACAGCTGGCATATAGGCAAGCTTCCAACTCAAGGCTGCTTTAGTAAAGACCTTGAAAACGGCATTCCTTTTTATGCTGGTTTTATAAAGTACGAAAAAGAACTTCAAATGCCATATTTGGAAAGTGGTATTGTGGAATTCTTTATCGAAGATAACGTAGATCAGTGTGTTAGCCTTTATATAAATGATGAACTTATAGGCACAAGATGTTGGCAACCTTACAGATGGAAGGTAGATTCTGATTTACTTTCTTCAAAGAAGGTAAAGCTCACACTTGAAGTATCAACTTCGATGTTACAACTGTTCGAAGGTGAAGTTATTGAAGAAAAAACACACAAAATTAAGACAATATGA
- the rplM gene encoding 50S ribosomal protein L13: protein MKTYLAKPNEVPKKWYVIDATGKPLGRLAAKIAVILRGKHKPQFTPNVDTGDYVIVVNAEKVVLSGKKLDKDGYRYHTKYPGGLKFIPYRRLLEKHPEKAIEIAVRGMLPKNRLRDRFMRKLKVYRGPNHPHAAQKPEVLEI from the coding sequence ATGAAGACATACCTTGCAAAGCCAAATGAAGTTCCAAAGAAGTGGTATGTGATAGATGCAACAGGAAAACCGCTGGGAAGGCTTGCAGCAAAGATTGCTGTGATTTTGAGAGGAAAACATAAACCCCAGTTTACACCTAATGTTGACACTGGAGACTATGTGATTGTGGTAAATGCTGAGAAGGTTGTTTTATCAGGTAAAAAGCTTGACAAGGATGGATACAGATATCATACAAAATATCCTGGGGGACTTAAGTTCATACCATATCGCAGACTTCTTGAAAAGCATCCAGAGAAAGCAATTGAGATTGCGGTGCGCGGAATGCTTCCTAAAAATAGGCTGAGAGATAGGTTCATGAGAAAGCTAAAAGTCTACAGAGGACCAAATCATCCACATGCTGCACAAAAGCCAGAAGTGTTGGAAATATAG
- a CDS encoding glycerate kinase, whose translation MKYLVAPDKYKGSFDALVASEIIKEAIVEVDKGAEVFQLPLADGGEGTLTALSKIFGAKIEEVEVNDPLFRKIKSRIGFFEDKAIIEMAECSGLLLLKDEERNPLYTTTYGVGELIKYAISKKVKEIIIGIGGSATNDAGVGMLNSLGMKFLDENGNELKPIGENLVKIKKIDDSEFLKDALKIKFTVLCDVTNPLYGENGAAYVFAPQKGADENAVKLLDMGLRNFANVAKEYLGKDLSLSSGSGAAGGLGFALLAFLNAQYVSGIDYILSASNAEEHVKWADIIITGEGRFDRQSLSGKSTIGIARLGVKLGKMVIVISGSIDCPFEEYSKEGITSIFSIVDMASSLDRCLKEAPRLLKETTKSIVNLILRAKNL comes from the coding sequence TTGAAATATTTGGTTGCACCGGATAAATATAAAGGGTCATTTGACGCTTTAGTCGCATCTGAGATAATAAAAGAAGCTATTGTTGAGGTTGACAAAGGTGCAGAAGTTTTCCAGCTTCCGCTTGCTGATGGTGGCGAAGGAACGTTGACAGCTCTATCTAAAATCTTCGGTGCCAAAATAGAAGAGGTTGAGGTAAATGACCCACTTTTTAGGAAGATAAAAAGCAGGATAGGATTTTTTGAAGACAAAGCAATTATTGAAATGGCAGAATGTTCAGGACTTCTTCTTTTAAAAGATGAAGAAAGAAATCCCCTTTACACAACAACATACGGTGTTGGTGAGCTCATCAAATACGCAATTTCAAAGAAAGTGAAAGAAATCATCATTGGCATTGGTGGGTCTGCAACAAATGATGCTGGAGTAGGGATGCTAAATAGCCTTGGTATGAAATTTTTAGATGAGAATGGAAATGAGTTAAAACCAATTGGGGAAAACTTAGTAAAAATAAAAAAGATTGATGATTCAGAATTTTTGAAAGATGCTCTCAAGATAAAATTTACAGTTTTGTGTGATGTGACAAACCCACTTTATGGAGAAAACGGTGCAGCGTATGTATTTGCACCCCAAAAAGGAGCAGATGAAAATGCTGTAAAGCTTCTTGATATGGGGCTTAGGAATTTTGCAAATGTTGCCAAAGAGTACCTCGGAAAAGATTTATCGCTTTCAAGCGGATCTGGTGCTGCAGGGGGATTAGGATTTGCACTTTTGGCTTTTTTGAACGCTCAGTATGTATCAGGAATAGATTATATACTCAGCGCTTCAAATGCAGAAGAACATGTCAAGTGGGCAGATATTATTATCACTGGTGAAGGAAGATTTGACAGGCAAAGTCTATCTGGAAAATCTACAATTGGAATTGCAAGACTTGGGGTTAAGCTTGGCAAGATGGTAATTGTTATTTCAGGGTCTATTGATTGTCCTTTTGAAGAATATTCAAAAGAAGGCATAACTTCAATTTTTTCTATCGTTGATATGGCATCATCGCTTGACAGATGTCTCAAAGAGGCACCACGGCTTTTGAAAGAAACTACAAAGAGCATTGTGAATTTGATTTTAAGGGCAAAAAATCTTTAA
- the rpsI gene encoding 30S ribosomal protein S9, producing the protein MAQIKYYATGRRKTSVAKVWLSPGSGKIIVNDKSMEEYFPLETLRIIVKQPLTLTETLNKYDVIAKVMGGGLSGQAGAVRHGIARALVLADPTLRPVLKKAGFLTRDPRMVERKKYGLKKARRAPQFSKR; encoded by the coding sequence GTGGCACAGATAAAATACTATGCAACTGGTAGAAGGAAAACTTCTGTTGCTAAGGTTTGGCTTTCACCTGGAAGTGGTAAGATTATTGTGAACGATAAGAGCATGGAAGAGTATTTTCCACTTGAGACATTGAGAATAATTGTAAAGCAGCCACTAACTCTTACAGAGACTTTGAACAAATATGATGTAATCGCAAAGGTCATGGGTGGCGGGCTTTCTGGCCAAGCAGGTGCTGTAAGGCATGGTATTGCAAGAGCTTTAGTGCTTGCAGACCCAACCCTAAGACCTGTTTTAAAGAAAGCAGGATTTCTCACAAGAGACCCACGTATGGTGGAGAGGAAGAAATACGGTCTCAAGAAAGCAAGGAGAGCACCCCAGTTCTCGAAAAGATAA
- a CDS encoding L-fucose isomerase, which yields MSNERLNVFIGEKRFVEDYPKVGIRPTIDGRYGGVRESLEEQTWRLAKSVAEFIEKNVYLPNGEKVKCVLPPRCIGGVVEARMADELFKKEGVGLSITITPCWCYGSETMDMTLDIPKAVWGFNGTERPGAVYLAAVSAAHNQKGLPVFKIYGKDVQDKDDFSIPQDVQEKILKFVKSALAVSIMKNKSYLSIGSVSMGIAGSIVDPDFFEDYLGMRVEYVDMSEIIRRIEEKIYDQEEFERAIQWVRNNCKEGEDPNPPEKRVDRKKKDEVWEFVVKMAIITRDLMVGNKKLEALGYPEEALGHNAILAGFQGQRQWTDHFPNGDFMETILNSSFDWNGLRQPYIIATENDSLNGVCMLFGHLLTNTAQIFADVRTYWSPDAIYRVTGWKPEGLLENGVIHLINSGSAALDGTGQQEIDGKPAIKPFWEITEEEVRKCLEATRFCYANLGYFRGGGFSTKFVTRGGMPVTISRLNIVKGLGPVLQIAEGWTVELPPNVHEILDRRTDPTWPTTWFVPKLTGKGAFKSAYSVMENWGANHCAITYGHVGDLFITLATMLRIPVCMHNVEEERIFRPSAWSAFGTEDLEGADFRACKNFGPLYKK from the coding sequence ATGTCAAATGAAAGATTGAATGTTTTCATAGGTGAAAAAAGATTTGTTGAAGATTACCCCAAGGTGGGTATAAGACCAACTATAGATGGAAGATATGGTGGAGTAAGAGAGTCTTTAGAAGAGCAGACATGGAGATTAGCAAAATCGGTAGCAGAATTTATTGAAAAGAATGTTTATTTGCCAAATGGCGAGAAAGTAAAGTGTGTGCTCCCTCCTCGGTGTATTGGTGGTGTTGTTGAGGCAAGAATGGCAGATGAACTTTTCAAAAAAGAGGGAGTAGGCCTTTCTATAACAATCACGCCTTGCTGGTGTTATGGTTCTGAAACAATGGATATGACACTGGATATTCCAAAAGCTGTATGGGGATTTAACGGTACAGAAAGACCGGGTGCTGTATATCTTGCTGCAGTGTCGGCCGCTCACAATCAAAAAGGGTTACCTGTCTTTAAGATATATGGGAAGGATGTTCAAGACAAAGATGATTTTTCAATTCCTCAAGATGTTCAAGAAAAGATTTTAAAGTTTGTAAAAAGTGCTTTGGCAGTTTCTATAATGAAAAATAAGTCTTATCTTTCAATTGGAAGCGTATCGATGGGAATTGCGGGTTCGATTGTTGATCCTGACTTTTTTGAGGACTATCTTGGGATGAGAGTTGAGTATGTTGACATGTCAGAGATAATAAGGCGAATAGAAGAAAAGATATACGACCAAGAAGAATTTGAAAGGGCAATACAGTGGGTGAGGAATAATTGTAAGGAAGGAGAAGACCCCAATCCACCAGAGAAAAGAGTTGACAGAAAAAAGAAGGATGAGGTATGGGAATTTGTAGTCAAGATGGCTATAATAACGAGAGATTTAATGGTTGGTAACAAAAAACTTGAAGCATTAGGTTATCCCGAAGAAGCACTTGGACATAATGCAATTTTAGCAGGATTTCAAGGACAGCGGCAGTGGACAGATCATTTTCCAAACGGTGACTTTATGGAAACAATTCTCAACTCCTCATTTGACTGGAATGGACTGAGACAGCCATACATAATTGCTACAGAAAATGATAGTTTAAACGGTGTATGTATGTTATTTGGGCATCTTCTTACAAATACAGCCCAGATTTTTGCAGACGTTAGAACATATTGGAGTCCAGATGCTATTTATAGAGTTACTGGATGGAAACCAGAAGGACTTTTGGAAAATGGGGTTATTCATCTTATAAATTCAGGTTCAGCAGCACTGGACGGAACAGGTCAGCAAGAGATTGACGGCAAGCCTGCTATAAAACCTTTCTGGGAAATCACTGAAGAAGAAGTTAGAAAGTGTTTAGAAGCAACAAGATTCTGTTATGCAAATTTGGGCTATTTTAGAGGTGGCGGATTTTCAACAAAATTTGTGACAAGAGGTGGTATGCCTGTTACAATCTCAAGATTAAATATTGTTAAAGGGTTGGGACCTGTTCTTCAGATTGCAGAAGGCTGGACAGTAGAACTTCCTCCAAATGTTCATGAAATACTTGACAGAAGGACAGACCCGACATGGCCAACCACATGGTTTGTACCAAAACTAACTGGCAAGGGAGCATTTAAGAGCGCATACTCTGTGATGGAAAACTGGGGAGCAAATCACTGTGCGATAACCTATGGACATGTAGGTGATTTGTTTATCACATTGGCAACTATGTTAAGGATTCCAGTGTGCATGCACAATGTAGAAGAAGAAAGAATATTCAGACCAAGTGCTTGGAGTGCGTTTGGAACAGAAGACTTAGAAGGAGCAGATTTTAGAGCATGCAAGAATTTTGGGCCACTTTATAAGAAATAA